One Sulfuricurvum sp. DNA window includes the following coding sequences:
- a CDS encoding GAF domain-containing protein, whose translation MGIETYQRIAVFGKRLAQSESIENTLPEIAEEAKAIVSAERCSIFIVDYEGHMVWSKLSDGIGKIVLGMDTGIVGETIKAKQPIVVNNPYEDSRFSPKIDDKSGFITRNILAIPILNSKQEVIGILQMLNKYNGDFTDADEGIMNFFANYISGTLELALLIEKNTK comes from the coding sequence ATGGGTATTGAAACATATCAACGTATCGCCGTTTTTGGGAAACGGTTAGCACAATCAGAGAGTATAGAAAATACCCTTCCTGAGATTGCAGAAGAGGCAAAAGCGATTGTCAGTGCCGAGCGATGCTCTATTTTTATTGTTGATTACGAAGGCCATATGGTATGGAGTAAACTGAGTGATGGAATCGGTAAAATTGTTTTGGGGATGGATACCGGTATCGTCGGTGAAACCATCAAAGCTAAACAGCCAATTGTAGTGAACAATCCGTATGAAGACAGTCGATTTTCGCCAAAAATCGATGATAAAAGCGGATTTATTACACGTAATATTTTAGCCATTCCCATCCTAAACTCTAAACAAGAGGTAATAGGTATTCTTCAAATGCTCAACAAATACAACGGTGATTTTACCGATGCGGATGAGGGGATCATGAATTTTTTCGCCAACTATATCAGCGGAACATTAGAATTAGCACTATTAATAGAAAAAAATACAAAATAA
- a CDS encoding DUF465 domain-containing protein, whose translation MLHEYRDVITHMKENNAANAHFLKIFDRHNALDDQITEAEKGTIPLTDLELEKLKKEKLLLKDEAYAMIIEYKKEHDL comes from the coding sequence ATGCTACATGAATATCGTGATGTTATCACCCATATGAAAGAAAATAATGCGGCAAATGCCCATTTTTTGAAAATTTTTGACCGCCACAATGCGCTTGATGATCAAATCACCGAAGCTGAAAAAGGGACTATTCCTCTCACCGATTTAGAGCTGGAAAAACTAAAAAAAGAAAAATTACTTCTCAAAGATGAAGCATACGCGATGATTATCGAGTACAAAAAAGAGCATGATCTCTAA
- a CDS encoding STT3 domain-containing protein: MKQYLHPKFSDTITKAQLTLLIIIAFLFSLSIRLIWVYQFHGTDPFIWNDQFMINTNDGYYWAEGARDILSGTHQPNDLSPIEMAPAILTAIFAKALPFSFESIIFYMPAVLGSLIVIPIILISRLFGQSGAGFIGAVLASITYSYYNRTMVGYYDTDMLNIVLPLFIVWGILFALIAQRNRYLLIPTLGVIAYGWWYNSSYTLSAALGIGLLLYTLIFERTNKFNYKLIAFYLIGISQIAILLKVLFSLTLFLVFHFEKGRIKHLEYGALALTLIVFLATGGFTPIINLFDAYALRNGSTTTSVATLHFYNVMETVREAGHIPFETLAERISGHVISFFLGLVGYALLLWRYRLMLLTLPLFGLGMFAIWGGLRFTIYAVPLFTLGMGYVIIVISQFVSSKFVKILLAGILTILLTIPNILHVLDYKVPSVMQKNEVAPLVKLKDITTREDYVVTWWDFGYPIRYYADVKTWVDGGKHSGDVNYPASFVLTAQDQLSAAHMMRLYTEYTEKGFTENNKTFSTDFEYMMTKEGYNDPDELLTSIALPEYKLPTKAHNVYLYLPLRMMEIFPTVALFSNLDLKAPDNRQQPFFYASDTIHDNGESIDLGQGISIIKAKNTLKLGAQEVPIKSFYQVGYVQDNKLQTNEQSFASEGLNVIYLASYGKFLVVDDFYLHSTYFQMFIFEHYDKNLFEPVSLDPMTKIYRLKI, from the coding sequence ATGAAACAATATTTACATCCAAAGTTTTCAGATACTATCACCAAAGCACAACTTACTTTACTCATTATTATCGCTTTTCTATTTAGTTTATCCATACGCTTAATATGGGTATACCAATTTCACGGAACTGACCCTTTTATATGGAATGATCAATTTATGATCAATACCAATGATGGCTACTACTGGGCAGAAGGGGCGAGAGATATTCTAAGCGGTACCCACCAACCAAACGATCTAAGCCCAATAGAGATGGCTCCAGCAATTCTGACAGCTATTTTTGCAAAAGCACTCCCTTTTTCATTCGAATCTATTATCTTTTATATGCCTGCAGTTCTTGGTTCGTTAATAGTTATTCCTATAATTTTAATCAGTCGTCTTTTTGGTCAAAGTGGTGCCGGGTTCATCGGTGCAGTTTTAGCTTCTATTACCTACAGCTACTACAACCGAACCATGGTTGGATACTATGATACCGATATGCTCAATATCGTGCTCCCTCTTTTTATCGTATGGGGAATCCTATTTGCCCTTATAGCTCAGCGTAACCGATATTTGCTGATTCCTACACTAGGGGTCATTGCTTATGGATGGTGGTACAACAGTAGCTATACATTAAGTGCTGCTCTTGGTATTGGGCTGCTTTTATATACACTGATATTTGAACGAACGAACAAATTCAACTATAAACTAATTGCGTTTTATCTCATCGGGATTTCACAAATTGCAATTTTACTCAAAGTGTTATTTTCATTAACTCTTTTTCTTGTTTTTCATTTCGAAAAAGGTCGTATAAAACACCTTGAATACGGAGCTCTCGCACTAACACTTATTGTATTCTTGGCAACAGGTGGATTTACCCCGATTATTAACCTTTTTGATGCTTATGCCCTACGCAACGGAAGTACAACAACTTCCGTAGCAACTTTACATTTTTATAATGTTATGGAGACGGTACGAGAGGCAGGACATATTCCGTTCGAAACACTTGCAGAGCGTATCAGTGGTCATGTAATCAGTTTTTTTCTCGGGTTAGTGGGGTACGCTTTACTGCTTTGGCGTTATCGACTTATGTTACTTACCCTTCCACTATTTGGGCTAGGGATGTTTGCTATTTGGGGTGGGCTCCGTTTTACTATTTATGCAGTCCCACTATTTACACTTGGTATGGGTTATGTTATTATCGTCATCAGTCAGTTTGTTTCATCAAAATTTGTCAAAATTCTTTTAGCTGGAATACTCACTATTCTACTAACTATTCCCAACATCCTTCATGTCCTAGATTATAAAGTACCATCTGTTATGCAAAAAAATGAAGTTGCTCCTTTAGTAAAACTCAAAGATATAACCACTCGAGAAGATTACGTCGTGACATGGTGGGATTTTGGCTATCCTATCCGTTATTACGCAGATGTCAAAACATGGGTTGATGGAGGTAAACACTCTGGTGACGTCAACTATCCGGCATCTTTTGTTTTAACTGCTCAAGATCAACTATCCGCTGCACACATGATGCGACTTTATACAGAATATACGGAAAAAGGTTTTACGGAAAACAATAAAACTTTTTCGACCGATTTTGAGTACATGATGACGAAAGAAGGGTATAATGACCCCGATGAGCTTTTAACCTCTATTGCCTTGCCTGAGTACAAACTACCGACAAAAGCACATAATGTTTACCTCTATTTACCGCTTCGAATGATGGAAATTTTCCCAACAGTAGCATTATTTAGTAATCTCGACTTAAAAGCACCGGATAATCGTCAACAACCTTTTTTCTATGCTTCCGATACAATTCATGATAATGGAGAAAGTATCGATTTGGGTCAGGGAATATCTATCATCAAAGCAAAAAACACCCTTAAACTAGGGGCACAAGAAGTACCGATAAAATCTTTTTATCAAGTAGGATATGTTCAAGACAACAAACTCCAAACAAATGAACAATCGTTTGCTTCTGAGGGACTTAATGTAATCTACCTAGCAAGCTATGGTAAGTTTTTGGTAGTTGATGATTTTTATCTCCATTCAACCTATTTTCAAATGTTTATTTTTGAACATTATGATAAAAATCTTTTTGAGCCTGTATCACTTGACCCGATGACAAAAATTTATCGATTAAAAATT
- a CDS encoding glycosyltransferase family 2 protein, producing MIANPFLSITIPTYNRSDFLDYCLEIHIPLVRKFNIQIFISDNASTDSTKQVVEKWQQKYSLLYYYKNETNLGELNFEIALKYPNTKFVWLLGDTAIFPAKSLIEIIKQLNLDYDMIIVNSNARVTNVSEMIIRDKNALLKNLGWHMTQIASLIYNKKIIEQALFDRYYDTNFIQTGIIFETLAKQKNIFVLWLQECYTHEIQLPGIRKTSWRPYTFDIWIVRWSNFILSLPPQYTLENKLFAIQQHNNKTKLFKLKNLLTLRSDGYYNYKIFSTYKSIFSIALKNYSIFVLFIISILPSFPLNIMINIIKKLKKYDT from the coding sequence ATGATCGCTAATCCATTTTTATCAATTACCATCCCAACCTATAACCGTTCTGATTTCTTAGATTATTGTCTTGAAATTCATATTCCTCTTGTAAGAAAATTCAATATTCAAATATTTATTTCCGATAATGCTTCTACCGATTCGACAAAACAAGTAGTAGAAAAATGGCAACAAAAATATTCCCTACTGTATTATTATAAAAATGAAACCAATTTAGGTGAACTCAATTTTGAAATTGCACTCAAATATCCAAATACAAAATTTGTTTGGCTTTTAGGTGATACCGCCATTTTTCCTGCTAAAAGTTTAATTGAAATCATAAAACAGTTAAATTTAGACTACGATATGATTATTGTTAATAGTAATGCTAGGGTCACTAATGTTTCAGAAATGATCATTAGAGATAAAAATGCTCTGCTAAAGAATCTTGGATGGCACATGACCCAAATAGCCTCTTTGATTTACAATAAAAAGATAATAGAACAAGCATTATTTGATAGATACTATGATACAAACTTTATTCAAACAGGTATTATTTTTGAAACACTTGCAAAACAAAAAAATATTTTTGTTTTATGGTTACAAGAATGCTACACTCATGAAATACAATTGCCTGGTATCAGAAAAACAAGTTGGAGACCTTATACATTTGATATATGGATAGTACGCTGGTCCAATTTTATCCTCTCTTTACCTCCACAATACACACTTGAAAACAAACTATTCGCAATACAGCAGCACAACAACAAAACGAAGCTTTTTAAACTCAAAAATCTTTTAACACTAAGAAGTGACGGTTATTATAATTATAAAATTTTTAGTACATATAAGAGCATATTTTCAATAGCATTAAAAAATTATTCTATCTTTGTACTTTTCATTATTTCCATTCTTCCTTCCTTTCCGCTAAATATTATGATTAATATCATAAAAAAGTTAAAAAAATATGACACATAA
- a CDS encoding GAF domain-containing protein translates to MDPHPTFTKLADFGRALLSRPSIHEGLPIISEYAKNVSGAERCSIFIRNFTNKTLWTTLADGIETITIHEYDGIAGHTLKEGKPLLINDPYHDEHFLSTIDSKSGFVTKNIASLPIFDSNRKIIGVFQLLNKPNGFSADDAKSMIFFAHYISSYLELAISYDTRGTLLKKETHGY, encoded by the coding sequence ATGGATCCACATCCAACTTTCACTAAATTAGCAGATTTTGGACGAGCCTTACTTAGTCGCCCTTCCATACATGAAGGACTCCCTATTATCTCAGAATATGCCAAAAACGTCAGTGGAGCAGAGCGGTGTTCTATATTTATCCGCAACTTTACCAATAAAACTCTTTGGACAACCCTTGCCGACGGAATAGAAACCATCACAATTCATGAATATGACGGGATTGCCGGGCACACCCTTAAAGAAGGTAAGCCATTACTCATTAATGATCCTTATCATGATGAGCATTTTTTATCTACTATCGATAGTAAAAGTGGTTTTGTCACGAAAAATATTGCGTCACTCCCTATATTTGACTCCAATCGTAAAATCATCGGAGTGTTTCAACTGCTTAACAAACCTAATGGATTTAGTGCCGACGATGCCAAATCGATGATATTTTTTGCCCACTATATTAGTTCGTATTTAGAACTTGCTATCTCTTATGACACCCGAGGAACACTACTTAAAAAGGAAACACATGGGTATTGA
- a CDS encoding glycosyltransferase family 9 protein, producing MKKLLIIKLASLGDVLASTPLFSHFASLNYEVHHLVMENCAIITQHNPHIKEHAIIHTFPSKSLFQNIRTIWRLFRIMRRDRYDAALILHIHPLFQILSKIAGIRTTIGFNNRMSRFLTISISYNHNTINRTVQEFILAQKFEPALKMGEGLEYYPSPTATITHQLPSQFLACNISGASNIHSSMPNRRWPTQSYIELFKQLSMPIVLLGNGEEDTYLASLVMKELPHCINLVNQTTFDETALILQKSCLYLGNDSSLLYLSAAMDKPTVGLFGPTPSEAANPIGKHQFSIVSSMECSPCYIPLHGIKGRAYTCDNNLCMKQISVSSVLNMIQTLQKSSPC from the coding sequence ATGAAAAAACTCCTCATTATTAAACTTGCTAGCTTAGGAGATGTTTTAGCTTCAACACCTCTTTTTAGCCACTTTGCGAGCCTGAACTATGAAGTGCATCACCTCGTCATGGAAAATTGTGCGATTATCACCCAACACAATCCCCACATTAAGGAACATGCTATCATCCATACTTTCCCCTCAAAATCGTTATTCCAAAATATCCGAACCATCTGGAGACTATTTCGTATCATGAGACGTGACAGATATGATGCGGCACTTATCCTCCACATTCATCCACTTTTTCAAATACTTTCTAAAATAGCGGGAATTAGAACAACGATAGGGTTTAACAACCGCATGTCAAGATTTTTAACCATCTCTATCTCCTATAACCACAATACTATCAATCGAACAGTACAAGAGTTTATATTGGCACAAAAATTTGAACCTGCTTTAAAAATGGGGGAAGGGTTAGAGTATTATCCCTCTCCCACAGCAACGATAACCCATCAACTCCCTTCACAATTTTTAGCCTGTAATATAAGTGGTGCCTCAAATATTCATAGCAGTATGCCCAATCGCCGTTGGCCGACTCAATCGTATATTGAACTTTTCAAACAGCTCTCTATGCCGATTGTTTTATTGGGAAATGGGGAGGAAGATACCTATCTGGCCTCTTTGGTTATGAAAGAGTTACCACATTGTATTAATCTCGTCAATCAAACTACGTTTGATGAAACTGCATTAATTCTTCAAAAATCGTGTCTCTATCTTGGTAATGACAGTTCACTTCTCTATTTATCCGCCGCAATGGATAAACCGACAGTAGGGTTGTTCGGTCCAACTCCATCTGAAGCAGCTAATCCCATAGGTAAACACCAATTTTCAATCGTATCCTCAATGGAATGTTCCCCATGCTATATCCCATTACACGGAATAAAAGGGCGTGCATACACATGTGATAATAATCTTTGCATGAAACAAATTAGTGTATCTTCCGTTTTAAATATGATTCAAACTCTACAAAAGAGCTCACCATGTTAA
- a CDS encoding glycosyltransferase family 2 protein, producing MTHKRLILPCNSDSIVWIIVLNYNNSYDTIECAESVLKNGYQNFQLLLIDNASTDNSLHEICLWAESYGYLLINESDSKQSSNKITIINNNQNYGFAGGNATGVRYALNNSADYVLLLNNDTIVEPKFIEPLLNVYHYEEKAGIVGGIIRYADEPNRIWFSGGKIGWYREAIHSTDLFSNPYRESPFISGCLMMIPTTLIQKFGFMDERFFLYVEDSDYCTTLRENGYQNFVARESIIYHKIGRSTGGDFAPFSYYYGTRNRLLYHYKHKKKIGFFFFLTFFIGIKFIRTLLFSIQGRIATRDAMFRGVRDFFRLIGS from the coding sequence ATGACACATAAGCGTTTAATCTTGCCTTGTAATTCAGATAGTATTGTTTGGATTATTGTTTTAAACTACAATAACTCGTATGACACTATTGAATGTGCAGAAAGCGTCCTTAAAAATGGATACCAAAACTTTCAGTTACTTCTCATCGATAATGCTTCTACCGATAACTCACTTCATGAGATTTGTTTATGGGCAGAATCTTATGGATATTTATTGATTAATGAATCTGATAGCAAACAATCATCCAATAAAATAACCATCATCAACAATAATCAAAATTATGGTTTTGCTGGCGGCAATGCAACGGGAGTTCGATACGCACTAAATAATAGTGCAGATTATGTTCTTCTTCTCAATAACGATACCATCGTCGAACCAAAGTTTATAGAACCCCTCCTCAATGTTTATCACTATGAAGAAAAAGCCGGTATAGTCGGAGGGATTATACGATATGCCGATGAGCCAAATCGTATTTGGTTTTCAGGAGGAAAAATCGGGTGGTACCGTGAAGCGATACACTCCACTGATCTCTTTTCAAACCCTTATCGGGAATCACCCTTTATTAGCGGTTGCTTAATGATGATACCTACAACTCTAATTCAAAAATTTGGCTTTATGGATGAGCGTTTCTTTCTTTATGTTGAAGATAGCGATTACTGTACTACCCTTCGTGAAAACGGTTATCAAAATTTTGTAGCACGTGAGAGTATAATCTATCACAAAATTGGTCGTTCAACCGGTGGTGATTTTGCCCCTTTTTCATACTATTATGGGACACGAAATCGGCTTTTGTATCACTATAAGCATAAGAAAAAAATAGGTTTTTTCTTTTTTCTCACCTTTTTTATCGGTATTAAATTCATTCGTACACTCCTCTTTAGCATCCAAGGTCGAATAGCAACTCGTGATGCAATGTTTCGCGGAGTACGCGACTTTTTTCGACTTATCGGTTCTTGA
- the asnB gene encoding asparagine synthase (glutamine-hydrolyzing), producing the protein MSKKRDGMCGVFGIIGNYSPHRAREALKTLHHRGQDHCGIIEEEGLFLAHHRLSITDNHPRSHQPMRHKQLLLSFNGEIYNHKALRHELDYPWQTSSDAEVVLAAYERWGIEAIHRFEGMFAFALIDGEKLYLVRDRFGKKPMFYHQNGESFSFASEIKALRPFLKTLQMNRDAMRSYLSFLAPTPPHTFYAGIEKLQSGEYLCFERGKITKTTYYDLSHTSSTSSKTLEELLHESIHKRLDTEVGVAALLSGGIDSAMICAIASQQGKRLPTFTLGYDEYSGYDERVNAKATAEFLGLKNTEVVISRTDFDSCLDEVLDQMDEPLNDPAALPLYLLMKKISSDGYKVVLSGEGSDELFLGYRQYFEYLDIEKAASLHHKNWLKKYFHSNFSMNREWEWYKRIFDETLLFRTSGEKFTDLQQNLLLRENVRDNESLRFLQPYRESFAQSDFSHPSHWYSFIDLKLFVGEHFLSKLDSVSMAHTLEARTPFLDHTLAERVFAKSPEERIGEGGTKYLLKQLGKKYLNDEILNRRKKGFANPYMEWLIASGRLELIREVNEKTGLFYPEEIEKYIDLARRGKFKQHSWGLYVLSHWIKRELL; encoded by the coding sequence ATGTCGAAAAAAAGGGATGGTATGTGCGGAGTATTTGGTATTATCGGTAACTACTCACCCCATCGCGCACGTGAAGCATTAAAAACGTTACACCATCGCGGTCAAGATCATTGCGGTATTATCGAAGAAGAGGGGTTGTTTTTAGCCCATCACCGCCTCTCGATTACCGATAATCATCCCCGTTCCCATCAACCGATGCGCCATAAACAACTCCTTTTGAGTTTTAACGGGGAGATATATAACCACAAAGCGTTGCGTCACGAGCTTGATTATCCGTGGCAAACCTCCAGTGATGCCGAAGTTGTTTTAGCGGCGTATGAGAGGTGGGGGATAGAAGCAATCCACCGTTTTGAGGGGATGTTTGCGTTCGCGCTGATTGATGGAGAGAAACTTTATTTGGTACGTGATCGATTCGGTAAAAAGCCGATGTTTTACCATCAAAACGGTGAATCATTTAGCTTTGCTTCCGAAATCAAAGCCCTCCGACCGTTTTTGAAAACTCTGCAAATGAATCGTGACGCGATGCGCTCCTATCTCTCATTTCTAGCGCCCACCCCACCCCATACGTTTTATGCGGGGATTGAAAAGCTCCAATCGGGGGAATATCTCTGTTTTGAGAGGGGAAAAATCACCAAAACAACCTATTATGACCTTTCACACACCTCTTCGACTAGCTCCAAAACACTCGAAGAACTGCTTCATGAAAGTATCCACAAACGGCTCGATACTGAGGTCGGGGTAGCGGCACTGCTCTCCGGCGGTATTGATAGCGCAATGATCTGTGCAATCGCCTCTCAACAGGGAAAAAGGCTCCCAACGTTTACCTTGGGATACGATGAATACAGTGGATACGATGAACGGGTAAACGCTAAAGCTACGGCAGAATTTTTAGGGTTAAAAAATACCGAGGTGGTGATTTCACGCACCGATTTTGACTCCTGTTTGGATGAGGTGTTAGATCAAATGGATGAACCGCTCAATGATCCCGCTGCATTACCCCTCTATTTACTGATGAAAAAAATTAGCTCAGATGGGTACAAAGTCGTTCTCAGCGGTGAAGGTTCGGATGAGCTATTTTTAGGGTATCGGCAGTATTTTGAGTATCTCGATATCGAAAAAGCGGCATCACTCCATCACAAAAATTGGCTCAAAAAATATTTTCACAGTAATTTTTCGATGAATCGTGAGTGGGAGTGGTATAAGCGGATTTTTGATGAGACCCTCCTTTTTCGAACATCGGGAGAAAAATTTACCGATTTGCAACAAAATCTCTTATTGCGTGAAAATGTACGTGATAATGAATCGCTCCGATTTTTACAACCCTATCGTGAGAGTTTTGCCCAAAGTGATTTCTCGCACCCATCGCATTGGTATAGTTTTATCGATTTGAAACTTTTTGTCGGGGAACATTTTCTGAGTAAACTCGATTCCGTATCGATGGCACATACGCTCGAAGCTCGAACCCCCTTTTTGGATCATACGTTAGCGGAGCGTGTCTTTGCTAAATCTCCCGAAGAGCGGATCGGAGAGGGTGGAACAAAATATCTACTCAAACAGTTGGGAAAAAAGTATCTAAATGATGAGATTTTAAATCGCCGTAAAAAAGGGTTTGCAAATCCCTATATGGAGTGGCTGATTGCATCAGGACGTCTGGAATTGATACGAGAAGTGAATGAAAAAACGGGGCTATTTTATCCCGAAGAGATTGAAAAATATATAGATTTAGCACGCCGAGGGAAATTTAAACAGCATAGCTGGGGACTCTATGTCCTCAGCCATTGGATAAAGCGGGAGTTGCTATAA